In Phyllostomus discolor isolate MPI-MPIP mPhyDis1 chromosome 2, mPhyDis1.pri.v3, whole genome shotgun sequence, the following are encoded in one genomic region:
- the CPOX gene encoding oxygen-dependent coproporphyrinogen-III oxidase, mitochondrial, with protein MALHLGRLGAGPCWRVSRGGCRELREWSRRCTAGRVCGSPGASRTEQSRGLGSGLTAGGGSRLGTGLAVALAGLAGLAAAAFGHVQRAEMVPKSSGTRGPSPGRPEEEDELARRCSCFMALPVTDLQELRRRPGDMKTKMELLILETQAQVCKALAQVDGGASFSVDRWERKEGGGGISCVLQDGHVFEKAGVSISVVHGNLSEEAAKQMKSRGKNLKSKDGKLPFSAMGVSSVIHPKNPHAPTIHFNYRYFEVEEADGNKQWWFGGGCDLTPTYLNHEDAVHFHRTLKEACDRHSPDLYPKFKKWCDDYFFIAHRGERRGIGGIFFDDLDSPSKEEVFHFVQSCAQAVIPSYIPLVKKHRDDSFTPQEKLWQQLRRGRYVEFNLLYDRGTKFGLFTPGSRIESILMSLPLTARWEYMHSPSENSKEAEILEVLRHPRDWAH; from the exons GGCGCGTGTCTCGTGGCGGCTGCAGGGAGCTGCGTGAATGGTCCCGACGCTGCACGGCGGGACGCGTCTGCGGGTCCCCGGGCGCATCCCGCACCGAGCAGAGCCGTGGGCTGGGGAGTGGCTTGACAGCCGGAGGAGGCTCCCGGCTGGGTACAGGGCTAGCGGTGGCCCTGGCGGGGCTGGCGGGGCTAGCTGCCGCCGCCTTTGGTCACGTACAGCGGGCCGAGATGGTGCCCAAGAGCTCGGGGACGCGGGGCCCCTCGCCCGGGAGGCCGGAGGAGGAGGATGAGCTGGCCCGCCGTTGCAGCTGCTTTATGGCCTTGCCTGTGACCGACCTGCAGGAGCTGCGGAGGAGGCCGGGCGACATGAAGACCAAGATGGAGCTTCTGATCCTGGAGACCCAGGCCCAGGTGTGCAAGGCGCTGGCACAGGTCGACGGGGGCGCCAGCTTCTCTGTGGACcggtgggagaggaaggaag GAGGTGGTGGCATCAGCTGTGTACTTCAAGATGGGCATGTTTTTGAAAAGGCCGGGGTGAGCATTTCTGTCGTTCATGGAAATCTTTCTGAGGAAGCAGCAAAGCAAAtgaaaagcagaggaaagaatCTGAAGAGTAAAGATG GTAAACTGCCATTTTCTGCTATGGGTGTGAGCTCTGTTATCCACCCCAAGAATCCTCACGCCCCTACTATCCATTTCAACTATAGATATTTTGAAGTCGAAGAAGCTGATGGTAA CAAGCAGTGGTGGTTTGGTGGTGGATGTGACCTTACTCCAACATACCTGAACCACGAGGATGCTGTCCATTTTCACAGAACTCTAAAGGAGGCTTGTGACCGGCACAGCCCAGATCTCTATCctaagtttaaaaaatg GTGTGACGATTACTTTTTTATAGCCCATCGTGGGGAACGGAGGGGTATTGGGGGTATCTTTTTCGATGACCTTGACTCTCCATCCAAGGAGGAAGTGTTTCACTTTGTGCAGAGCTGTGCCCAGGCCGTCATTCCCTCTTACATTCCCCTTGTGAAAAAGCACCGTGATGACTCATTCACCCCTCAGGAGAAGCTGTGGCAGCAGCTCCGGAGAGGACG GTATGTCGAATTTAACCTGCTGTATGATCGGGGCACAAAGTTTGGCCTCTTCACCCCAGGATCCAGGATTGAGAGCATCTTGATGTCTTTGCCTCTAACTGCCCG